gtggaggaagatggaagagAAGTGAAAGATGGGAGCTTTGAGCTTGGAGCAGCGAAGAATCATTCACTGATCACTCAGAATCCAGGAGTAATGTACAAGGAAGCAGGTAGTAGTACACAGAGcaccaacacacacacacacgggaTCGTTAGCTCCCTCGCGGCGTAGTGGACGGCCACTAAATACAAAACTTCCCAACAATGCGCGAGGGAGCGATTAATCGGGAGGCGATTAGCAGCTAGCGCCGGGCATTAGCCGGCAGCACACACAAAGAGAAGcgaggaggatggaggaaggtcTAGTAGATTAATGGAGCAGTTAGCTAAAGCTGGCTAGTAGGAGCAGGAGACCCTGAGCATGGAGCGGCCGCGGAGCATGCCGCGGTACAGCGCCTCCCGGTTCGCtggcatggccgccgccgccgcgcggggggaggacgcggaggcggcgccattgtcgacgacgtcgtccgCGAAGCGAACCCGCTTctcgcccccgcgccgcgcctTCTCCCGCTTCTTACGCTTCTCTGCGACGCCCGGGATTGAAACGAGTCAGTCGGGTCGGTCGGTCGAGGCTCGAGAACCGAAGGCGGAGGGCGCAAGACATACCGGACGAGGAGAGGcagggacggaggcggggagACGGagcgcctgcgccggcggcggaggaggaggggaccTGCAGGTGGGGCGGCTGCTTGGCGCGGCAGATGGAGAAGAGGACGAGCGTGCCGGAGAGcgccatggcggtggcggcgatggcgaggcCCGCGTGGGAgcccgccgaggccgaggacgaggacggcgcCATCACCGCGCGCCGGCGAGATCCAATCCGGGGTGGGGGCCTTGGCTTGGCTTGCAGCAGCGTCCGGCCGACGAGAGAGGGGGAGTGAGGTCGTTGGGGGGCGTTGGGGCGGGTGGTTGAGGGGGGACCCTGTGCTCGTACCTGTAGGCGCCCGCGCACGCTGCTCTGCTCCGGTATTATAGCAGGCCGGGTCCGACCGCCCTGACTCACCTGCTGCCGACTGCCGTTGCGTCTACGTGGTCAAGTTTGTTTTACCATAGATTTATGATCTtccatttatttatttacttaaGGGAGAAATTTAGCAAAACTTTTCCCACGGAATCTCCTGCTGGTGGCGAACTCCAGGCCAATAATCTGAAGCGCATGGATACAAGTTATCCTTGGAAGGAAAGATAATTCTGAATCCGCTTTATCTACGAATAAGGAAAGATTCACGTTCTTGAAAATCGGCACTTCTCCGAACCAGAAGACAGAATTTGATTGATGCTTAATAGCTGTGGCGCGGATTGACATCATTGCGACAGCATCCTTCAAAAATTTGAATGGCTGTGAAATGGTTTATTGGAAATCACGTACTG
Above is a genomic segment from Setaria viridis chromosome 4, Setaria_viridis_v4.0, whole genome shotgun sequence containing:
- the LOC117851558 gene encoding uncharacterized protein, with product MAPSSSSASAGSHAGLAIAATAMALSGTLVLFSICRAKQPPHLQVPSSSAAGAGAPSPRLRPCLSSSEKRKKREKARRGGEKRVRFADDVVDNGAASASSPRAAAAAMPANREALYRGMLRGRSMLRVSCSY